In Prochlorococcus marinus XMU1406, the genomic stretch CTAAGGATATTCCAGAGGAATGGAATAAAAGATATGGTGAACTTTTAGGAATAAAGCCATCTAATGATTCAGAAGGTTGTCTTCAAGATGTTCATTGGAGTGAAGGTGCATTTGGATATTTCCCTTCATATTTGCTAGGTCATCTTATAAGCGCGCAAATATCTTCTCAAATGGAGAGAGATATTGGTTTGATAGATGATTTAATCCAAAATGGTGAATATCATAAAATCATCTTTTGGTTACGAAATAATGTTCATAAATATGGCAGATCAGTTAATTCTATGGAATTGATAAGAACGGTAACTGACAAAGAACTATCACCAAAGTATTTTATTAGTCATTTAAGGTCTAAAATAAATGATTTTTGATGAAACATTACTTTACAGAATTTGGTTTAGCGTGAGGATGTAGGATAAATAAAAATTATTTCTTGATGGCAAACCTTAATCAACCCCCAAGTAGGGTTATACCAAATTTATTGCATATACTAAATGCTTTCACTGACAGCTCGAATACAATAATTAACACTATTGTTGAATTGAACTCTAACACCATAAATAAATATGAATTAATTACAGAAACGGGTCACCTTAAACTTGATAGGGTAGGTTATTCTTCACTTGCTTATCCTTTTGCTTATGGATGTATACCAAGGACATGGGATGAAGATGGAGATCCACTTGATGTCGAAATTGTTAGTGTAACTGAGCCATTGATACCTGGATCTATTGTGGAGGCAAGGATTATTGGGGTGATGAAATTTGATGACGGTGGAGAGGTCGATGATAAGGTAATAGCGGTTCTCGCAGATGATAAAAGAATGGATCATATCTCTAGTTATGAAGACCTTGGAGAGCATTGGTTAAAAGAAACAAAGTATTATTGGGAGCACTACAAAGATCTAAAAAAACCTGGAACATGTACTGTTAATGGTTTTTTTGGGATAGAGGAAGCTGTTAAAGTGATTAAAGATTGTGAAGAGAGATACAAAAAAGAAATTGATCCTAAATTAGTAAATTAACTAATTTTTGTTTTCTCTAAATTCCTCAAATATTTCATTGAGTATTTTGTCGGCACCTTGGAGCTTTAATTTTTTTGCTAGTTCTATGCCTACTAGTTCAGGGGCATTAATATTGCCAATAACTTGATCTTTTATTAACCTTTCTCCATCAAGAGAGGCTACCATACCAGTAAGGTAAAGTAGTCCATTATCAATATTACTATTAACTCCTATTGGAACTTGGCATCCACCCTCAAGTTCTCTTAAAAAAGCTCTTTCTGCAAGACATCTTTGACTAGTGGGTTTATCTTCTAAGACATTTATGATTTCTAAAATTTTGTTATCGTCAGATTTACATTCAATGCCTAGAGCTCCTTGGCCAACGGCATGAAGGGAAATTTCACTTGGAATAATCTGGTGAATTCTTGATTCAAAGCCTAATCTTTTTAAACCAGCGGCCGCAAGAATTATACAATCAAATTCTCCGGCATCTAATTTTTCTATTCTTGTAATAACATTTCCCCTGATATCTTTGAAAACAAGATGTGGGTACTTATTTCTTAATTGTGCAAGTCTCCTTAGAGAGCTTGTTCCTACAATCGAACCTTTAGGTAAGGTTTCTAATTTATAACTGTCATTTTTTTTGCTTACTACTAAAGCATCTGCAGGATCTTCCCTTTTTGTAATGCATCCTAATTTCAGGCCATTAGGCAAATTGGTGGGTAAATCTTTCAGTGAATGTACTGCTATATCTGCATGGCCTACGAGCATTTGTGCTTCAAGTTCTTTTGTGAATAAGCCTTTGTCGCCTATTTTTGCTAACGCTACATCTAGGATTTTGTCACCTTGAGTTGCCATGGCTTCTATAGATACCTCTAAATTGGGAATATTCCTCTCTAGTTGATCTTTAACCCATAAAGTTTGAACCATTGCTAGTTTGCTTCTTCTACTAGCTATTTTCAGCTTAAAATTAGTCATTAAATATTATTTTGAGTTTAAATTAAAATAAAGTCGAATCTATTTTAAGCTATTCTTTAGCAAGTTTCTAAAGCTGAAAATTATACTTAACTTTTTTTATTTTATATATTCTTTTAAAACCCCATTTCGATTTGGATGTCTAAGTTTTCTAAGAGCTTTTGCTTCTATTTGTCTAATTCTTTCTCTCGTCACATCAAAAATTTGGCCAATTTCTTCAAGAGTTTTCATTCTTCCATCATCAATTCCATATCTCAATCTGAGAACATCTCTTTCCCTTGGACTTAGAGTGGCCAATACTCCTTCCAAATCTTCTCTTAATAAAGTTTTAGAAACATCTTGTTCTGGATTTTCTATATCAGCCTCTATAAAGTCTCCGAGTCTTGAGTCTTCTTCTTTTCCTATTGGAGTTTCTAAAGAAATAGGAAGCTGCGCACTTTTAGCTATAAATCTTAATTTTTCAATTGTCATTTCCATACTCTCAGCGATTTCTTCTTCACTAGGTTTCCTGCCAAATTCTTGGCTAAGAACTTTTGTAGTTTTTTTAATTCTTGATATTGTCTCGTATAAGTGAACTGGCAGTCTAATAGTTCTACTTTGATCTGCAATTGCTCTTGTAATGGCTTGGCGAATCCACCAAGTTGCGTATGTGGAGAACTTGTAACCTTTCTCATGGTCAAATTTTTCCGCTGCCCTAATAAGGCCCAAACTTCCTTCTTGGATTAAGTCTTGAAATGATAAACCTCTATTCATATATTTTTTAGCAATGGAAACAACCAATCTTAAATTTGATTGAACCATTTTTTCTTTAGCTCTCCTACCTAAAAGAAGTCTTCTTCGAAATTTGGCAAGAGGCATATCTATTAACTCAGCCCATTCTCTAACTGATGGGAAATGTCCTTTCTCTGATTCATATTGAGTTGCCAGTTCTTCTAATTGAAGTAAGTCAGCAATTTTTCTGGCAAGTTCAATTTCTTCATCTGGTCTTAAAAGTCTGATTCTTCCAATTTCTTGGAGATAAACTCTAATTGAATCTTCAGTGTAGATACCTTTTGGGCCAAGCTTAATATTCCCAAGCCCTTTATCTTCTTCTTCAGAATCATTAAATTCATTAGTATTTTCAATACTGCTTTCGTTTAATTTAGAAGATGTCTCTAAACTTTGAACATTTTTATTACTATCCTCTTCAACTACTGTTCCTAAGTTTGTATTAATTTTTTTATTGATCTTTTTTTTTGAGCTGGGGTTGGAATTCTTTGATTCAGCTGCTACTGGACACATGATTTACTCCTTTCTACGGTGAATTTAACTAGATAAAATTTTATTTAGGGCTAATTTGTACATTTAGTAGTAAATTTCCCCGTTAATTTGTAAAAGAACTTTTTAAGGAATTTGAATAAAAAAGTTTTTTAAACTGTTGAAAAATTTAAATAGTGTTATAGATTACCTAAAGTAAAAAGCCTTGGGATTTCTCAGACAGGCAGATCATTTTTTGAATTTTCAGTCAATGATCAAAGCTTCATGTCTCCCTTAAGAGCAGGATACTTACAATGTGCAAAAAACACTTTGTGGAATGTTCAACAATCCAATACTAAGAAAAAGTTTTGAAGCCGGCAAGTAATCAGTTATTAAATATTTCCCACAAATTGGAAATTTTGCTTGATATAGGTAGTAGTAATGAAAGCTTTTACTATTTAGATGGATACAATCTTGGAGCAGATGTTGGGGATATTGTAAGTGTGAGACTAAGAGGGAGATTATTGAATGGGTTGGTGATCTCCAAAAAAAACTTTTCGAAAATTAATAAAGATGAATCAAATATTGATGGAGTAAAAAGCATAAGATATTTGTTTGTTGAAAGTATTTTGCAGAAAAAAATAATTGATGACTCTTGGAGAGAATGTATAGAGTCCCTAGCCTCTTTTTATATGGTTAGTAATTTGAAAATGTTTAAAACGGCATTTCCTCCTGGCTGGATTGGTAAATATAAACATTTTTCTAAAGGTTTAAAAGATCAAATATGGATTGAAACTAAAAAAGAATTTGATATTAAGAAAAATGGATTAACTCAAAAAGAATTTTTTTTAATGAATACTTTGCCTGAAAAAGGTAATTGGCAAAGTGAATTAATAAAGTCTGGTTTTAATTACACCCTAATTAACTCAATGGTCAGTAAAAATTACCTCCTTAAATCTAAAAGAAAAAAAAATTTAAATACTAAATTAAATTCCTTTTTAAATGATCATAGTCCAACGAAAAAACCAAATCTTACAAATGAGCAAAAAATTGCATTTCAAGAATTTCAAACAATGAAACCAGGAGATGCTTTACTTCTATGGGGAGAAACAGGTTCAGGTAAAACAGAAGTTTATATGAGAATTGCTGAAGATCAATTTCTTAAGAAAAAAAGTTGTTTGATACTAGCCCCAGAAATTGGATTAATTCCTCAACTTATTGATAGGTTTAGTCGGCGATTTAATAATGTCGTTTACGAATATCATAGTAACTGTTCTCCCAATCATAGAACTGTAGTTTGGAAGACAATTATTAATGCTAATGAACCTTTAATAGTAATAGGAACAAGGTCCGCAGTTTTTCTTCCAATTAAAAATCTTGGATTAATAATAATGGATGAAGAACATGATAATTCTTATAAACAAGATAGTCCTATGCCTTGTTATGACGCAAGAGAGATCGCTATTGAAATAGTAAAAAGGAATTCTGCAAAGTTAATTTTTGGGAGTGCAACCCCATCAATGAAGACTTGGAAAAAGTGTGTTTTTGAAAAAAATTTTAAATTGGTAAGAATGATTCAAAGGATATCCAGTCATGAGATCCCTGAAATAAGCATTATTGATATGCGGGATGAGTTCAAGAAGGGAAATATGAAAATTTTTTCCAATGAATTATTACAATTGCTTCCTCAACTACGCTTAAAAAAAGAGCAGGCAATAATTTTGATCCCTAGGAGGGGGCATAGTGGGTTTTTAAGTTGTAGAAATTGCGGATATTTAATAAATTGCCCTAACTGTGACGTTCCTTTATCAGTGCATCTCGGTTCACAAGGAAAAAAATGGTTAAGTTGTCATTGGTGTGATCATAAATCGAGATTGATCAATCGTTGCCCAGATTGTCATTCAACTGCCTTTAAACCTTTTGGAATAGGTACACAAAGGGTAATAGAGTTTTTAAATGAAGAATTTCCTGACTTAAGAGTACTGCGCTTTGATAGAGATACAACCTCAGTGAAGAATGGTCATAGAGATATTCTTTCAAAGTTTTCTAAAGGTGATGCTGATATTCTTGTGGGAACTCAAATGTTGGCAAAAGGGATTGATATCCCCAATATTACTCTTTCAGTAGTTATTGCAGCAGATGGGTTGCTTCATCGCCCAGATATTTCGGCAGAAGAAAAATCATTACAATTGTTTTTGCAATTAGCTGGCAGGGCAGGCAGGGCTCAAAAAAAAGGAAAAGTAATTTTTCAAACGTATAAACCTAACCATCCAGTAATTTCGTATCTTCAGAAAAGAGATTATGAAAGATTCTTAAGTGAAAACTCGAGATTGAGAAAAGATGCTAATTTATTTCCATTTTGCACGATTTGCCTTCTTAAATTATCAGGTGAAAATTATGAATTAACTGAGTCAATTGCAATAAAATTAGCAAAATATCTACTCAATTTTTGTGAGAAAAAGAACTGGAAATTAATTGGTCCTGCTCCTAGTTTAATTGCTAAAGTCGGCAAAAAATTTAGATGGCAGATATTAATTCATGGTCCTGAAGGAACAAAGATACCTTTACCTGATAGATCAATAATATGGAAACTTATTCCAAAAAATGTTTTTTTAACAATTGATGTTAATCCAGCAGAGTTGTAATTACTTTGATGGAAGTTGGGGTAAATCTGTACCTAATTTGAATCTATAGAATCTTAATAAATAAGCCAATAACATAATTATTAAAATAGTAGATATCCCAATCAAAAGTTTGTTGAGGCTCCAGAAAGAAAATTCAAGACTATTTATCTGCCCTTGATTTAAATTCCAAATTATTAGATTTTTTGTGATTTCTAAATTTGAATTATTTTTATCAATAAGGGTAGCTCGATTAGGGTGAATAATTTTGAAAATGAGTTCTAAATTATCAATACCTTGAATAGAATTTAGGTCCAAATCTAACTTGTAAAAGTATTTTTTAAAAAAAATGAAGTTTTTTTGAGAAGTATTAATTTCAATATTTGTTGACCCTCCCGCTAACTCTCCAGCTTTATTTTGGGTAATTTTAAGAACTCGCTTTGTATCTTCTAGATTGAGATTTTTATGTATCAAAGAAAAGGTTGATTCGTCTTGTTCAATTTCTGCGTCAGGAAAAATATCTTTAATCTTCTCTTCAAATTTTAATTGCCAAGGAAATTTCTTGATGTATTTACTTTCTATTACTAAATTATTGGTTATTGAATCAAGTTCACTAAGATCAAGGGTATCCTCAACTTTAACGCAGCCACTTAAAAGTGGAATTAATAATAATAGTATTAAAAGAATGATCAGTGAAAAGCCTTTCTGAAAGGGTTTTGTTTCACCAGTTGGAGTCTCAGTTACATTAATAAATTTCTTTTTCTCCAATACTTCTCTTTTTTTACGCAGTGAGTTAAGAGATTTTCTATTTAGTGATGGAGCGCTTTCAAACTGTACGTTCCAATTTTCTGGCTTTTTAATTTCAGGAGAGTCTATAACTTCCATCAAATATTTTGCATTTTCTCTCGTCTTATTATCGTAAGATTTTAGAAGTTCTTTACAAAAACTTTTAGCCTCCTCCTTTTTATTGATTCCACAAAGAGCAGTAATTAAGATTGTTCTTAAATTCACTCCCTCTTTACATGACAAAGGAAATAATTCGATTAAAGGCAAAAGAAATTCAATACAGTAATGATACTCACCTTTAGCTAAAGCAAGTTCTACTTTTTCTAAAACTTGCTCATAAGTTTTCATAGCTTAGGCGACTATCATTGTACCTATTCCAGAATTTGTAAAAATCTCAAGAAGTAATGAATGTTCTATTCTTCCATCAATTATATGAGCTGCTTTTACTCCTTGTGCTAGAGCTCTTATGCAGCATTCTGTCTTTGGAATCATACCTTCAGTCACAATTTTTTTATCAATAAAATCTCTTGCCTCTTTGAGATTCGTTTTTTCAACAAGACTTTTTTTGTTATCTTTTTCTTTTAAAATCCCTTGAGTATCAGTAAGAAGAATAAGTTTTTCTGCATTTATTGCAGCAGCAATTTCTCCAGCAACAAAATCAGCATTAATATTATGGGAGATACCCTCTAAGGTTGATCCAATACTAGAAATAATAGGGATATATCCTTTAGAAATAAGAGGATCTAATATTTCAGGATTGATTTTTGTAACCTCTCCCACTAACCCATGGCTCCCATCTCCTAGTTCTCTAGATTGAATTAAGTTGCTATCAAGACCTGATATTCCCACAGCTAAGGATCCAGTTTTATTAATGCCTTTTACAATTTGTTTGTTAACTCTACCCATTAGGACCATCTCGACAATTTCCATTGTTTTTTGATCAGTAATTCTTAATCCATTTTCGAATTTAGGAGATATTTCTAATTTCTTTAACCAATTATTAATCTCGGGTCCACCTCCATGAATTACTATCGGACAAACCCCCACGGTTGATAAAAGTGCTACGTCTCTAAAAAAAGCATTTTTTAAATTATCATCCTCCATAACAGAACCACCATACTTGATAACAATTTTTCTACCTGAGAAACTTTGTATATATGGAAGTGCTTCGCTTAATATTGATACTCTTTGAGAATCATTCATTATTAAAAATCATTAAAACTTGATTGAATTGGGGAATTAGGTTTTTACAAATATATCCCTATATTCAATAAAAGAGAATAAAATCAAATTCTTTTTTATTATCGTCGATAATAAATTCTGATTCAAGACCTTTGACAAAAAACCTGTTTAATCTTTCTTGTTTTTCAATCCATTTCTCTAGAGGGACAGCGTTTAATTCGAAACGCATTCTGAGACCATTTTTTTCTTCTTTTGTAATTTCTTCTATTTCTTTTAGTTGAGGGGGATTATCCTCGTCCCACAAATTTAAAGATTCTAATGACGATTCAAGATGAGCTTTTATCCCATACCTCCATCTTGTAACATCTTTAACTAGTGCTGTTAATTCTTTTGGTCTGTTAAATTTATTTGTCGCAAAATTTATCTTGTCACACAACTCTACAGGAGGTATTTCGGAAGTCTTTAAACCTAATCCAATAAGAAAAATAGGTACTCCATAAAAAAAGGTAGGTACACTTAAATTTACTGAGTCTGTAAAATAAGCAGTCATTCCAACAAAAGCTAATATACCCCCAGCGGTTACGATTAAGTTTCCAGGCGATAAATATTTCTTCATTTTAATTTAGTAGAATGAGTTAAATGTGCTAATAAGTATTATGCAAGATCCTAATACTGCAAATCAAGGAGATTTAATTTTTAAACTTGATCAAGATAGAGCATGGCTTTTAGAAAATCTTGATAAGGGTAAATGGCCAGAAATTAGAAGCGAACTTGCCGCGCTTGAAAGAAAAATAAGCAAACTAATTATAAGTGTTCAAGAAAATAATGTTGATATTTGATTTAAAAAGGTATTTCGTCTACTTCGGGTACTAAGGGTGAACTATCCCAACTAGATTTTTTGTTGCTTTCTTTATTTTCAAATGACTCATTATTTTCTTTTTTATCAGACTTCATAAAGTCAACTGGCGATATTTGATGAATCTTTGAAGCTGTTAGTTCTGGTTGCTTTTCTTTTGTTCCGTCTTTTCTAGTGACAGAATTCATCTTTAAACGTCCCTCAATAACAATATTTTGCCCCTCCTTTAGTTGATCTACCATTTCTTGGGCAATATTGCCCCATCCTATGATTTTGAGATCTCTGGTTGGATCTTCACTACGTAATCCTTTAAAATTAACAATCATTTCTGCAATTGGAGTTTGGTTTTCTTTGGTATACCTCATTTGGGGAGCGCTATTAATTACCGCCTGAATTAAACAATGATTCATTACTTACTATTTAATTAAAGACATACTGATGCAGAATCAAGAAAAATGCCACGAAAATGTTTGGATCCTATCAGGAACTTCGGATGGACCTGTAATAGCTAATAAGCTTCTTCAACTTAATTACTCAGTTTTTGCAAGTGTTTTAACTTATAAAGCAGGGCAAGCTTATATTGAAAATCCAAAGTTACATATCATTACGGGTAAATTAAATAATAAAGATGAAATAATTAATTTCATAAAAAAAAATCAAATCAAATGCGTTGTCGATGCCACTCATCCGTTTGCCGTGATAATTTCTAAAAATCTTAATAATGCATGTAAGGAGATTAATATACCTCTATTACTATTTGAGAGGAAATCTCTAATAAATAACAATAATAATTTTTTTTATATTGATGATTTAGAGGATATAAATAACGTTGATCTAGAAAATAAGAATATTCTTCTGGCAATAGGATCACGATTTCTTAACGATACAGCTAAATATTATATGAATTGTAAAGCAAATGTATTTACAAGGGTACTTCCAACTTATGAGAGCATAACTAAAGCTTTTGGATCATGTATTAAAAATTCAAATATAGCGATACTTGAACCGAGTAAAAATAATGAAATCATTTTAGAAAAAAAACTTTGTGATTTTTGGGAGATAGATTATGTTCTATGCAGAGAATCTGGAAGTTATTCTCAGAAAAACTGGGAGAGTATAGTTTCTGGAAGTAAAATGAAGTTGTTTTTGGTTAAAAGGCCGAAAGTTAAAAATGATTATTCTTACTCTTTTAATCAATACCATAATTTGATAAATCACATAATTAAAAAAAAATATTGATGTTTAATTCATTATGGAACTATTAGTTATGATCACAACTGAATCAAGTAGAGCAAATGCTTTGCGAATGGCTAAATTACTAATACAAAATAAACTTGCAGCTTGTGTTTCAATAAAGCAAATTTTTTCAATTTATAAGTGGGATGATGATATTGAGGAAACTAAAGAGTTTGAAATTACAATAAAAAGTAAACCAGAATTTAAAGATTATTTAATTGAGTTCTTAAATAAAATTTCTACATATGATGTCCCACAAATTATTTACAAAAAATACTATTCTGAGATGAAATATTATGATTGGATCAACAAGACTATTTGATTAAATTTCTATTATTAACTTTCTAAGATCGATATTAGATCTAGATCCTAATTGTGTAATTATTTGCCCGGCACAAATTGAACCTATCTTTCCGCATTTTTTTAGGGGATAATTTTTTATTAATCCATGAATAAATCCTCCTGCATAAATATCTCCCGCCCCGGTTGTATCAATAATCTTGCCTTTTGTAATTGACTTAATTACTTCGATATCATTTTTGTTAATTATGAGAGAACCATTGCTACCTAAAGTTACTACGACTAATTCGCATAAGGAAGACAGGTCTCCTTGACAATTTGCTAATTTATCCTTTTTAAATAGACTCAACACCTCGGATTCATTACAAAAAACTATATCTACATAATTATCAATTAATTCCAAGAAACTGTCTCGGTGTCTATCTACACAAAATGAATCAGACAATGAAAGAATTATTTTTGTATTAGATTGTTTTGCAATTTGAGCTGCTTTAAGAAAAGCATTTTTGGCTAATTCGCTGTCCCATAAATACCCTTCTAAATACAAGTATTTACTTTCTTTGAGTACACTAAAATCTATGTCTTTCGGTTCAAACTCTATAGATGCTCCTAGATAAGTGCACATAGTTCTTTGTGCATCCGGTGTAACCAAAATGATTGAATGAGCTGTTGAAGCACCTTCAATAGTTGGTGGAGTATTGAATATAGTTTTACTTTTTTTAATATCGTCAGAAAAAAAATTCCCAAATTGATCATTTTTCACCCTTCCAATAAACTGAACATGATTACCTAATTCTGCTAAGCAAACAACTGTATTTGCTGAGGATCCCCCTGATATTTGTTTGATCACTTTGCAATTTTCTAACAATCTCTGAGATTCATTAGAATTTATGAGATTCATTGATCCTTTATCCAGATTATTTATCTCAAGAAACTTATCTTCAATATTTACAATAATATCTACTATTGCGTTGCCCAGACCAATGAGATCAAACTTTTTATTATGTTCAAAATGTCTAAAGGATCCCTTCATTTATTTGAAACTAAATTACCTTAGAAGTGCTCTTTTAGGACCATGAATTGGGTCTTCAATTACTATCGTTTGATCTCTATTCGCCCCCAACGAGACAATAGCAATTGGAACCTCCATTAATTCAGCTAAAAATCTGAGATAATTCATAGCATTCTCTGGGAGATCAGATAGTTTTCTGCAATCTGCAGTTGAACATCGCCAACCTTTTAACTTTTTGAAGATTGGCTTACATTTTTTTAAGTCATCTGAATTTGTAGGAAAGTAGTCTATTTCCTCTCCATCGAGATCATATGCAATGCAAACTTGAATTTCATCTAATTCATCTAACACATCTAGTTTCGTAACGGCTAAACAATCGAGACCATTTACAGATACAGCATATTTACCAATAACTCCATCAAACCAACCACATCTTCTCCTTCTTCCAGTAGTGGTTCCAAATTCACTGCCTCTATCACAGAGTTGGTCATTAATACTCCCTTGTAGTTCCGTTGGGAATGGCCCTTCACCTACTCTTGTTGTATAAGCTTTAGCGACACCTATGACTCTATCAATTAATGTGGGACCAACTCCAGCCCCAATACATGCCCCTCCTGATATAGGGTTTGATGAGGTAACAAAAGGATAAGTACCATGATCTAAGTCAAGTAGAGTACCTTGAGCACCTTCGAATAGAATATTCTTCTTGTTTTTTGAGGCTGCATGTATAGTCCTCGTGCAATCAACTACATGCTTTGATAATCTTTTCCCATAGTCAAGATACTCTTCAACAATGTCTTCTAATTTAAGTGGTTTAATTCCATAGATTTTTTCTAATAGACCGTTTTTTTCCTTTAATGGAATTTCGATCACGTCACTTAGCCTTTCCTTATTGAGCAAATCTCTTATTCTAATACCATTTCTTTGTGATTTATCCGCATAAGTTGGGCCAATCCCACGACCTGTAGTCCCTATTTTGTTTAAACCTCTATCAGCCTCCATGGCTTCATCTAGTATTCGGTGGTAGGGCATTGTTACATGTGATGTTGATGAAATTTTTAATCCTGAGATATCAATTCCATTATCAATTAACATGTCAATTTCTTTCAACAAGATTTTTGGATCTACAACAGTTCCAGAACCAATTAGACAAGAAGTATTTTTATAAAGTATCCCTGAGGGAATTAAATGTAATTTTAAGACTTTATCATCTACTACTATGGTATGTCCTGCATTTACTCCCCCTTGGTAGCGTACGACAACATCTGCCGAACGACTAAGTAAATCCGTTATTTTACCTTTTCCTTCGTCACCCCATTGGGCTCCGATTACAACAACATTGGCCAATTTTAGAAGAGCATTATTTTTGTGCGAATATTTAATATATTCAAAAATCTTGATTTACTATTAAAAAGTAAATGAATTGTATCAACTTTCTCTTAGGACCATTTTTTCAGCAAGAGAAAATTCTTTCGTTAAACGCTCCTTAAGTTTATCTGGTAAAGGTCTAGTTGCAAAGTTTTTGTAATGACCTGCCATAGCATTTAATGCTGTTTGCATGGTGGTAAATGATTGAGTTTTATTGACCATCCCTCTATTCCTGTATCTGGAGATATAGTCAGTTATAAGTGTAAGAGCCTCACTTCTTACTTCATCTTTATTTGGTGAATCTTTTGGAGTATCAACTGCTGTTTGTAATACTTTAACGACTGAAATTGTAT encodes the following:
- the priA gene encoding replication restart helicase PriA; amino-acid sequence: MKPASNQLLNISHKLEILLDIGSSNESFYYLDGYNLGADVGDIVSVRLRGRLLNGLVISKKNFSKINKDESNIDGVKSIRYLFVESILQKKIIDDSWRECIESLASFYMVSNLKMFKTAFPPGWIGKYKHFSKGLKDQIWIETKKEFDIKKNGLTQKEFFLMNTLPEKGNWQSELIKSGFNYTLINSMVSKNYLLKSKRKKNLNTKLNSFLNDHSPTKKPNLTNEQKIAFQEFQTMKPGDALLLWGETGSGKTEVYMRIAEDQFLKKKSCLILAPEIGLIPQLIDRFSRRFNNVVYEYHSNCSPNHRTVVWKTIINANEPLIVIGTRSAVFLPIKNLGLIIMDEEHDNSYKQDSPMPCYDAREIAIEIVKRNSAKLIFGSATPSMKTWKKCVFEKNFKLVRMIQRISSHEIPEISIIDMRDEFKKGNMKIFSNELLQLLPQLRLKKEQAIILIPRRGHSGFLSCRNCGYLINCPNCDVPLSVHLGSQGKKWLSCHWCDHKSRLINRCPDCHSTAFKPFGIGTQRVIEFLNEEFPDLRVLRFDRDTTSVKNGHRDILSKFSKGDADILVGTQMLAKGIDIPNITLSVVIAADGLLHRPDISAEEKSLQLFLQLAGRAGRAQKKGKVIFQTYKPNHPVISYLQKRDYERFLSENSRLRKDANLFPFCTICLLKLSGENYELTESIAIKLAKYLLNFCEKKNWKLIGPAPSLIAKVGKKFRWQILIHGPEGTKIPLPDRSIIWKLIPKNVFLTIDVNPAEL
- the argB gene encoding acetylglutamate kinase, with the protein product MNDSQRVSILSEALPYIQSFSGRKIVIKYGGSVMEDDNLKNAFFRDVALLSTVGVCPIVIHGGGPEINNWLKKLEISPKFENGLRITDQKTMEIVEMVLMGRVNKQIVKGINKTGSLAVGISGLDSNLIQSRELGDGSHGLVGEVTKINPEILDPLISKGYIPIISSIGSTLEGISHNINADFVAGEIAAAINAEKLILLTDTQGILKEKDNKKSLVEKTNLKEARDFIDKKIVTEGMIPKTECCIRALAQGVKAAHIIDGRIEHSLLLEIFTNSGIGTMIVA
- a CDS encoding DUF2854 domain-containing protein; this encodes MKKYLSPGNLIVTAGGILAFVGMTAYFTDSVNLSVPTFFYGVPIFLIGLGLKTSEIPPVELCDKINFATNKFNRPKELTALVKDVTRWRYGIKAHLESSLESLNLWDEDNPPQLKEIEEITKEEKNGLRMRFELNAVPLEKWIEKQERLNRFFVKGLESEFIIDDNKKEFDFILFY
- the hemC gene encoding hydroxymethylbilane synthase, which codes for MTNFKLKIASRRSKLAMVQTLWVKDQLERNIPNLEVSIEAMATQGDKILDVALAKIGDKGLFTKELEAQMLVGHADIAVHSLKDLPTNLPNGLKLGCITKREDPADALVVSKKNDSYKLETLPKGSIVGTSSLRRLAQLRNKYPHLVFKDIRGNVITRIEKLDAGEFDCIILAAAGLKRLGFESRIHQIIPSEISLHAVGQGALGIECKSDDNKILEIINVLEDKPTSQRCLAERAFLRELEGGCQVPIGVNSNIDNGLLYLTGMVASLDGERLIKDQVIGNINAPELVGIELAKKLKLQGADKILNEIFEEFRENKN
- the rpoD gene encoding RNA polymerase sigma factor RpoD, whose translation is MCPVAAESKNSNPSSKKKINKKINTNLGTVVEEDSNKNVQSLETSSKLNESSIENTNEFNDSEEEDKGLGNIKLGPKGIYTEDSIRVYLQEIGRIRLLRPDEEIELARKIADLLQLEELATQYESEKGHFPSVREWAELIDMPLAKFRRRLLLGRRAKEKMVQSNLRLVVSIAKKYMNRGLSFQDLIQEGSLGLIRAAEKFDHEKGYKFSTYATWWIRQAITRAIADQSRTIRLPVHLYETISRIKKTTKVLSQEFGRKPSEEEIAESMEMTIEKLRFIAKSAQLPISLETPIGKEEDSRLGDFIEADIENPEQDVSKTLLREDLEGVLATLSPRERDVLRLRYGIDDGRMKTLEEIGQIFDVTRERIRQIEAKALRKLRHPNRNGVLKEYIK
- a CDS encoding single-stranded DNA-binding protein, which gives rise to MNHCLIQAVINSAPQMRYTKENQTPIAEMIVNFKGLRSEDPTRDLKIIGWGNIAQEMVDQLKEGQNIVIEGRLKMNSVTRKDGTKEKQPELTASKIHQISPVDFMKSDKKENNESFENKESNKKSSWDSSPLVPEVDEIPF
- a CDS encoding DUF3153 domain-containing protein, whose product is MKTYEQVLEKVELALAKGEYHYCIEFLLPLIELFPLSCKEGVNLRTILITALCGINKKEEAKSFCKELLKSYDNKTRENAKYLMEVIDSPEIKKPENWNVQFESAPSLNRKSLNSLRKKREVLEKKKFINVTETPTGETKPFQKGFSLIILLILLLLIPLLSGCVKVEDTLDLSELDSITNNLVIESKYIKKFPWQLKFEEKIKDIFPDAEIEQDESTFSLIHKNLNLEDTKRVLKITQNKAGELAGGSTNIEINTSQKNFIFFKKYFYKLDLDLNSIQGIDNLELIFKIIHPNRATLIDKNNSNLEITKNLIIWNLNQGQINSLEFSFWSLNKLLIGISTILIIMLLAYLLRFYRFKLGTDLPQLPSK
- a CDS encoding inorganic diphosphatase, coding for MANLNQPPSRVIPNLLHILNAFTDSSNTIINTIVELNSNTINKYELITETGHLKLDRVGYSSLAYPFAYGCIPRTWDEDGDPLDVEIVSVTEPLIPGSIVEARIIGVMKFDDGGEVDDKVIAVLADDKRMDHISSYEDLGEHWLKETKYYWEHYKDLKKPGTCTVNGFFGIEEAVKVIKDCEERYKKEIDPKLVN